From a region of the Rhipicephalus microplus isolate Deutch F79 chromosome X, USDA_Rmic, whole genome shotgun sequence genome:
- the LOC142775964 gene encoding uncharacterized protein LOC142775964 → MWVTFFIDETSEEIIFSKYQVQDEAAVDLPRELSSEELVNLVVEKAAVDTTELRRKGAVKVNLRVATFNDLVLEPARRKHSGSRSSTEEVSLVLKAFQLQQEQMLQQNQIMTSLISSLNAERPTPNFVEPDAFDGVSSNPESWLDFYEYAAEKNKWLSDEAKITNMRVYLRGVARKWYETCILEDSDDSWSQWRKKFLTAFRSNPVERWNTALNFKSEQSCLVEYFFEKRSLLKLAEPLLPSTAVVALIMHGLHTNVLKQVQILSPKTLDDLLACLQNIPSASETSITAESSSCFSRSKSDWSSHQKRTTHPGGLPAAVTGTRPLPKITANLAMGEESRFSGRKKSIVAERILGTVKWFNVKNGYGFINRNDTHEDIFVHQTAITRNNPQKLLRSVGEGETVEFDVVVGDKGCEAANVTGPDGEPVQGSPYAADRRPFRPRWIPRRNQRRRGPASRRGRGEDRREEAGNRDSSRSLPPHQDQSDPAPRRWIMDGVGRPYPWRYNQRFRGVPRAPPRAPPPPPLPPQRFIGDEPRPAYAEEEVFNEPPPRRPPRRFRGRYFRRRRGRSRSNMEAVGQNGSGGGRFQSNLEMTGRNSSGRNLEEGVRGGNGGSGNRSQEDFQDRGSAPSWQRPPPMYRHPRSHRRRTKSPSKKAGARNRRENEASSGGDSLESVQSTEKEPISPEEPGHSAPTAPPPSSPPPPPHDGFWRTYNKLVKRFTWPHMKKDVSQYVRSCHVCQVHKVKYKQPTDTMILPCHSNVPFEVVHLDFAELNKKREGVRKTQAFLLAIDECTRMVAARAGKEDANSVITLLERGHV, encoded by the coding sequence atgtgggtgacgttcttcatagacgagacctccgaggagatcatcttttcgaagtaccaagttcaagacgaagcagcggtagacctacctcgtgagctcagctcggaagaactcgtaaacctggttgtggaaaaggcagccgtagacactactgaactacgacggaaaggtgctgtgaaagtgaacttgcgtgtggcgaccttcaacgacctagttcttgaaccagcgcgtcgaaaacactcaggatcacgatcttcgacggaagaggtgagcctcgttttgaaagcttttcagctgcaacaggaacagatgcttcaacaaaaccaaataatgacatctcttataagctctctgaatgctgagagaccgacacctaatttcgtagaacctgatgctttcgacggtgtgtcttcaaatccagaaagttggcttgatttctacgaatatgccgctgaaaaaaacaagtggctctctgatgaggctaaaatcaccaacatgcgcgtttacttgagaggtgttgcgcgaaagtggtatgaaacatgcattctggaagacagtgacgactcttggagccagtggaggaaaaagtttttgactgcattccgaagcaatccagtagaaagatggaacacggcgcttaatttcaagtctgagcaaagctgccttgtcgagtacttctttgagaaacgcagtcttttaaagctggcggagcctttgcttccatctacggccgtagttgccttaataatgcatggattgcacactaacgtgttgaagcaagtgcaaatactgtcaccaaagactctagatgacctcctcgcgtgtcttcagaacataccatcagcttcggaaacaagcataaccgccgagtcaagcagctgtttcagtcggagtaaatcggactggtcaagccaCCAGAAGCGCACCACGCATCCAGGCGGGCTTCCAGCAGCTGTGACCGGCACCCGGCCCCTTCCGAAGATAACCGCCAACTTGGCAATGGGCGAAGAGAGTCGTTTCAGTGGCAGGAAGAAGTCTATCGTCGCCGAGAGGATCCTGGGAACGGTGAAGTGGTTTAATGTCAAGAACGGCTATGGCTTCATCAACCGCAACGACACTCACGAGGACATCTTCGTCCACCAGACGGCCATCACGCGCAACAACCCACAGAAGTTGCTGCGCAGCGTTGGCGAAGGTGAGACCGTCGAGTTTGACGTCGTGGTCGGCGATAAGGGCTGCGAGGCAGCCAATGTGACCGGACCCGATGGTGAGCCTGTTCAGGGTAGCCCGTACGCGGCCGACAGGCGCCCGTTCCGACCCCGCTGGATTCCACGTCGCAATCAACGAAGGCGCGGGCCGGCGTCAAGGCGTGGCCGAGGGGAAGATCGAAGGGAGGAAGCAGGAAACCGAGACTCATCGCGGTCACTGCCACCGCACCAGGACCAGAGCGACCCGGCTCCTAGACGGTGGATCATGGACGGCGTGGGGAGGCCCTACCCTTGGCGATACAACCAGCGTTTCAGAGGAGTGCCACGAGCACCTCCGCGAgccccaccaccgccaccgcttCCACCGCAGCGTTTCATTGGCGATGAGCCACGGCCAGCGTACGCCGAAGAGGAGGTTTTCAACGAACCCCCACCCCGGCGCCCTCCACGGCGGTTCCGTGGCCGCTACTTTCGTCGGCGACGTGGCCGCTCGCGAAGCAACATGGAAGCAGTAGGACAAAACGGCTCTGGTGGTGGCCGTTTTCAGAGCAACCTGGAAATGACAGGACGGAACAGCTCCGGAAGAAATCTCGAAGAAGGAGTACGGGGAGGTAACGGCGGAAGTGGCAACAGGAGCCAGGAGGACTTCCAGGACAGAGGGAGTGCCCCTTCGTGGCAACGACCTCCTCCGATGTACCGACACCCAAGGTCCCACCGACGCAGAACGAAGTCACCATCCAAGAAGGCCGGGGCCCGTAATCGACGCGAGAACGAGGCGAGCAGCGGCGGAGACTCATTGGAGAGCGTGCAAAGCACTGAGAAGGAGCCTATTTCACCAGAAGAACCAGGACACTCGGCACCGACGGCTCCACCGCCGTcatcaccaccaccgccaccacacgacggcttttggcgtacctacaacaagttggtcaagaggtttacgtggcctcacatgaagaaagacgttagtcagtacgttcgttcatgccatgtgtgtcaagtacacaaagtcaagtataaacagcctacggacaccatgatactaccttgccactcgaacgtgccttttgaagtagttcacctggatttcgccgaacttaacaagaaacgggaaggagtcagaaaaacgcaagcttttctgctggccatagatgaatgcaccaggatggtcgcggcacgagcaggaaaagaagatgcaaatagcgtcataacccttctcgaaaggggacatgtttag